The Cloeon dipterum chromosome X, ieCloDipt1.1, whole genome shotgun sequence genome includes a window with the following:
- the LOC135945735 gene encoding rho GTPase-activating protein 12-like isoform X2: MRTRVPPQPARGALLQFSPQPPPTPPPSMAHQVGRDPPLPGNVSEWLHNLRRNTDSSEVEDELRHKVESAAAASGITASARLTSRKSAAPKPDIAAKPRPPSVMKKTADSEKAAVEPPPSDKQQGGWKENPLFTGIEPQQVRRPDAAPGRAFQSLCDEARRVSTDLLKELDADDQDALPEMVGLQQPRSPTKQEEDQDLERLTQEALSLVDEALIEHAVNKRLTVARIRTNSGSSDMSDEVFVSCNSEPGTIFDHDGAPSHPQPPPRRKKVLINAPTPVQKTTKPEERLQRAESLNRKQPTPPTRPPPEAAKRPPSIVQPMVRQRSFVMTHSRASSAPFATLTPRKTMPPLFAADQQQRPPSPKQPPPSKLPPPPLERKSSLQRKESLERKKPSKQIETPPQPIVRKSLLKNSDAKVANPPTYGKFSVHVVERKTYYPEITKDSVVLVPAVSKEMKDLLVTTAQESDDDAEQSSLEHSFRSRKGSNGSDIVAWKNDIRTCSNADEEDEVYYTAKSAPNEWFSSSDNEGRLYFFAENSNESSWSLPQSPAAPKSAPPPPETAPPPRTSTPLARVAPQGVPPVLKKLELQLQQAADDLSPTDETEPLRRPRKNMGPCLLPPLPNSRASKSQSMIVVPDVKTPMSESQTDAPSSPGPWASLESSGATILKEGQITRTKVMESKKKVKKNWSPAWALLTSDCMYFFKDEKSFKAMKNSTGGHPELCVPLNQSCFQEGDKNLSSKKNTFLIGTDTNQVLCQEEQIRDKESWFNQISLAKKCMPENHLNTAPRYPVLSRESSPLPPAVGGPPVGSVSPEMSKNNSLNRNKSVKIKKDSAESNEDLSTENHTKIKAGLRKFFKRRPTMESLVKKGIIQDEPAFGSTLSKLCQSQSPGSNGYIPKFVLECINAIEKKPENLKTDGIYRASGNLSQVQKIRLQVDQNNLAVLDQEEEVHVLTGALKLFFRELKEPLIPFGLLDAALTASNNRDKSEKIRQFRGLVQQMPKENRATLKFLLEHLLRVVDNHTHNRMHISNLAIVFGPTLMWPKEESCNMALELMQQNYVIECLLEEFDSIFN, from the exons ATGCG GACGAGGGTGCCGCCCCAGCCCGCCCGCGGTGCCCTGCTTCAGTTCAGCCCCCAGCCGCCTCCGACGCCGCCTCCGTCCATG GCGCACCAAGTGGGCCGCGACCCGCCTCTGCCGGGCAATGTGTCCGAGTGGCTGCACAACCTACGCCGCAACACCGACTCTTCTGAGGTCGAGGACGAGCTGAGGCACAAGGTGGAGAGCGCCGCGGCCGCCTCCGGCATCACCGCCTCCGCCAGGCTGACCAGCAGGAAGAGCGCCGCCCCCAAGCCGGACATTGCGGCCAAGCCGAGGCCGCCGTCCGTCATGAAAAAAACCGCCGATTCGGAGAAAGCAGCCGTCGAGCC GCCTCCCTCGGACAAGCAGCAGGGTGGCTGGAAGGAGAACCCGCTCTTCACGGGCATCGAGCCGCAACAGGTGCGCAGGCCGGACGCCGCCCCCGGTCGCGCGTTCCAGTCGCTGTGCGACGAGGCGCGCCGCGTGTCCACCGACCTGCTAAAGGAGCTGGACGCCGACGACCAGGACGCTTTGCCGGAAATGGTCGGCCTACAGCAACCGCGCTCGCCCACCAAGCAGGAGGAGGATCAGGATCTCGAGAGGCTCACCCAAGAGGCGCTGTCGCTTGTCGACGAGGCGCTCATTGAACACGCCGTCAATAAGAG GCTGACGGTGGCGAGAATCCGCACCAACTCGGGTAGCTCGGACATGTCCGACGAGGTTTTCGTGTCGTGCAACAGCGAGCCCGGCACGATTTTCGACCACGATGGCGCCCCGAGCCACCcccagccgccgccgcgccggaAGAAGGTGCTCATCAACGCGCCGACACCTGTACAGAAAACCACTAAACCAGAGGAGCGTCTGCAGAGGGCGGAATCCCTGAACCGGAAGCAACCCACGCCGCCGACGCGACCACCCCCGGAGGCGGCAAAGCGACCTCCGAGCATCGTGCAGCCGATGGTGCGGCAGCGTTCGTTTGTAATGACGCACAGCCGCGCCTCGTCGGCGCCGTTCGCCACGTTGACGCCGCGCAAGACGATGCCGCCGTTGTTCGCTGCcgaccagcagcagcggccgccGTCGCCCAAGCAGCCGCCCCCGTCCaagctgccaccgccgccccTCGAACGCAAGTCGTCGCTGCAACGCAAGGAGTCTCTCGAGAGGAAAAAACCGTCGAAGCAGATCGAGACGCCGCCGCAGCCGATCGTGCGCAAGTCGCTGCTGAAGAACAGCGACGCGAAGGTGGCCAACCCCCCGACGTACGGCAAGTTCTCCGTGCACGTGGTGGAGCGGAAGACCTACTACCCTGAGATCACCAAGGACAGCGTGGTGCTCGTGCCTGCCGTTTCCAAGGAGATGAAGGACTTGCTGGTGACGACCGCGCAGGAGAGCGACGACGACGCCGAGCAGTCCTCCCTAGAGCACAGCTTCCGCAGCCGCAAGGGAAGCAACGGCAGCGACATCGTCGCCTGGAAGAACGACATCCGCACTTGCAGCAACGCCGACGAGGAGGACGAAGTCTACTATACAGCCAAGTCAGCGCCCAATGAG TGGTTCAGCTCGAGCGACAACGAGGGCCGGCTCTACTTCTTTGCCGAAAACAGCAACGAGTCCTCGTGGAGTCTGCCCCAAAGCCCTGCCGCCCCCAAGAGCGCGCCACCCCCTCCGGAAACTGCTCCGCCACCCAGG ACCTCCACTCCGCTGGCGAGGGTTGCGCCGCAGGGGGTGCCGCCGGTACTGAAGAAGCTGGAGCTGCAGTTGCAGCAAGCGGCCGACGACTTGTCGCCGACGGACGAGACCGAACCGCTGAGAAGGCCCCGCAAGAACATGGGGCCGTGCCTACTGCCGCCGCTGCCCAACTCCAGGGCTTCCAAGTCGCAGTCAATGATCGTCGTGCCCGACGTCAA GACTCCGATGTCTGAAAGCCAGACAGACGCCCCTTCCTCCCCTGGACCGTGGGCCAGTCTCGAAAGCTCTGGCGCC ACAATTCTGAAAGAGGGCCAAATCACGCGGACCAAGGTAATGGAGAGCAAGAAGAAGGTGAAAAAGAACTGGTCGCCGGCGTGGGCACTCCTCACCAGTGACTGCATGTATTTCTTCAAGGACGAGAAAAGCTTCAAGGCGATG aaaaacagCACCGGTGGACACCCTGAGCTGTGCGTGCCACTGAATCAGTCGTGCTTCCAGGAGGGCGACAAGAATCTGAGTAGCAAGAAGAACACGTTCCTCATCGGCACGGACACAAACCAGGTGCTTTGCCAGGAGGAGCAAATCAGGGACAAAGAAAGCTGGTTCAACCAAATCAGTCTCGCCAAAAAGTGCATG cCGGAGAACCACCTGAACACAGCACCGCGGTATCCAGTATTGAGTAGAGAGTCAAGTCCTCTTCCGCCTGCAGTCGGCGGTCCGCCTGTTGGCTCAGTCTCGCCTGAAATGAGTAAAAACAATTCGTTAAATCGCAACAAATCAGTTAAAA TTAAAAAAGACTCGGCTGAGAGTAACGAGGATCTTTCCACGGAAAACCACACAAAAATCAAAGCCGGGTTGAGGAAGTTTTTCAAGAGACGACCCACCATGGAATCACTAGtcaaaaaaggaataattcaAG ATGAACCAGCGTTTGGATCGACCTTGAGTAAACTATGCCAGTCACAAAGTCCTGGGTCAAACGGTTACATTCCAAAGTTTGTGCTTGAGTGCATCAATGCCATTGAGAAAAAGCCTGAGAACCTAAAGACGGACGGAATCTACAGGGCTTCTGGAAACCTGTCGCAGGTCCAGAAGATTAGACTGCAG GTGGACCAAAATAATCTGGCAGTGTTAGATCAGGAAGAGGAAGTCCACGTGCTGActggtgccttaaaattgttCTTCAGGGAGCTGAAAGAGCCACTGATTCCGTTTGGTTTGCTCGACGCTGCGCTTACTGCTAGCa ACAACAGGGAtaagtcagaaaaaataagacaATTCCGAGGATTGGTCCAGCAAATGCCCAAAGAGAACCGTGCTACTTTAAAATTCCTACTTGAACACTTGTTGAG GGTTGTCGATAACCACACGCACAACCGGATGCACATTTCCAATCTGGCCATTGTGTTTGGTCCGACGCTGATGTGGCCCAAGGAAGAGTCATGTAACATGGCCCTGGAGTTGATGCAGCAAAACTACGTTATCGAGTGCCTTCTGGAAGAGTTCGACTCCATTTTCAATTAG
- the LOC135945735 gene encoding rho GTPase-activating protein 12-like isoform X5, with amino-acid sequence MRTRVPPQPARGALLQFSPQPPPTPPPSMAHQVGRDPPLPGNVSEWLHNLRRNTDSSEVEDELRHKVESAAAASGITASARLTSRKSAAPKPDIAAKPRPPSVMKKTADSEKAAVEPPPSDKQQGGWKENPLFTGIEPQQVRRPDAAPGRAFQSLCDEARRVSTDLLKELDADDQDALPEMVGLQQPRSPTKQEEDQDLERLTQEALSLVDEALIEHAVNKRLTVARIRTNSGSSDMSDEVFVSCNSEPGTIFDHDGAPSHPQPPPRRKKVLINAPTPVQKTTKPEERLQRAESLNRKQPTPPTRPPPEAAKRPPSIVQPMVRQRSFVMTHSRASSAPFATLTPRKTMPPLFAADQQQRPPSPKQPPPSKLPPPPLERKSSLQRKESLERKKPSKQIETPPQPIVRKSLLKNSDAKVANPPTYGKFSVHVVERKTYYPEITKDSVVLVPAVSKEMKDLLVTTAQESDDDAEQSSLEHSFRSRKGSNGSDIVAWKNDIRTCSNADEEDEVYYTAKSAPNEWFSSSDNEGRLYFFAENSNESSWSLPQSPAAPKSAPPPPETAPPPRQTSTPLARVAPQGVPPVLKKLELQLQQAADDLSPTDETEPLRRPRKNMGPCLLPPLPNSRASKSQSMIVVPDVKTPMSESQTDAPSSPGPWASLESSGATILKEGQITRTKVMESKKKVKKNWSPAWALLTSDCMYFFKDEKSFKAMKNSTGGHPELCVPLNQSCFQEGDKNLSSKKNTFLIGTDTNQVLCQEEQIRDKESWFNQISLAKKCMPENHLNTAPRYPVLSRESSPLPPAVGGPPVGSVSPEMSKNNSLNRNKSVKNSAESNEDLSTENHTKIKAGLRKFFKRRPTMESLVKKGIIQDEPAFGSTLSKLCQSQSPGSNGYIPKFVLECINAIEKKPENLKTDGIYRASGNLSQVQKIRLQVDQNNLAVLDQEEEVHVLTGALKLFFRELKEPLIPFGLLDAALTASNNRDKSEKIRQFRGLVQQMPKENRATLKFLLEHLLRVVDNHTHNRMHISNLAIVFGPTLMWPKEESCNMALELMQQNYVIECLLEEFDSIFN; translated from the exons ATGCG GACGAGGGTGCCGCCCCAGCCCGCCCGCGGTGCCCTGCTTCAGTTCAGCCCCCAGCCGCCTCCGACGCCGCCTCCGTCCATG GCGCACCAAGTGGGCCGCGACCCGCCTCTGCCGGGCAATGTGTCCGAGTGGCTGCACAACCTACGCCGCAACACCGACTCTTCTGAGGTCGAGGACGAGCTGAGGCACAAGGTGGAGAGCGCCGCGGCCGCCTCCGGCATCACCGCCTCCGCCAGGCTGACCAGCAGGAAGAGCGCCGCCCCCAAGCCGGACATTGCGGCCAAGCCGAGGCCGCCGTCCGTCATGAAAAAAACCGCCGATTCGGAGAAAGCAGCCGTCGAGCC GCCTCCCTCGGACAAGCAGCAGGGTGGCTGGAAGGAGAACCCGCTCTTCACGGGCATCGAGCCGCAACAGGTGCGCAGGCCGGACGCCGCCCCCGGTCGCGCGTTCCAGTCGCTGTGCGACGAGGCGCGCCGCGTGTCCACCGACCTGCTAAAGGAGCTGGACGCCGACGACCAGGACGCTTTGCCGGAAATGGTCGGCCTACAGCAACCGCGCTCGCCCACCAAGCAGGAGGAGGATCAGGATCTCGAGAGGCTCACCCAAGAGGCGCTGTCGCTTGTCGACGAGGCGCTCATTGAACACGCCGTCAATAAGAG GCTGACGGTGGCGAGAATCCGCACCAACTCGGGTAGCTCGGACATGTCCGACGAGGTTTTCGTGTCGTGCAACAGCGAGCCCGGCACGATTTTCGACCACGATGGCGCCCCGAGCCACCcccagccgccgccgcgccggaAGAAGGTGCTCATCAACGCGCCGACACCTGTACAGAAAACCACTAAACCAGAGGAGCGTCTGCAGAGGGCGGAATCCCTGAACCGGAAGCAACCCACGCCGCCGACGCGACCACCCCCGGAGGCGGCAAAGCGACCTCCGAGCATCGTGCAGCCGATGGTGCGGCAGCGTTCGTTTGTAATGACGCACAGCCGCGCCTCGTCGGCGCCGTTCGCCACGTTGACGCCGCGCAAGACGATGCCGCCGTTGTTCGCTGCcgaccagcagcagcggccgccGTCGCCCAAGCAGCCGCCCCCGTCCaagctgccaccgccgccccTCGAACGCAAGTCGTCGCTGCAACGCAAGGAGTCTCTCGAGAGGAAAAAACCGTCGAAGCAGATCGAGACGCCGCCGCAGCCGATCGTGCGCAAGTCGCTGCTGAAGAACAGCGACGCGAAGGTGGCCAACCCCCCGACGTACGGCAAGTTCTCCGTGCACGTGGTGGAGCGGAAGACCTACTACCCTGAGATCACCAAGGACAGCGTGGTGCTCGTGCCTGCCGTTTCCAAGGAGATGAAGGACTTGCTGGTGACGACCGCGCAGGAGAGCGACGACGACGCCGAGCAGTCCTCCCTAGAGCACAGCTTCCGCAGCCGCAAGGGAAGCAACGGCAGCGACATCGTCGCCTGGAAGAACGACATCCGCACTTGCAGCAACGCCGACGAGGAGGACGAAGTCTACTATACAGCCAAGTCAGCGCCCAATGAG TGGTTCAGCTCGAGCGACAACGAGGGCCGGCTCTACTTCTTTGCCGAAAACAGCAACGAGTCCTCGTGGAGTCTGCCCCAAAGCCCTGCCGCCCCCAAGAGCGCGCCACCCCCTCCGGAAACTGCTCCGCCACCCAGG CAGACCTCCACTCCGCTGGCGAGGGTTGCGCCGCAGGGGGTGCCGCCGGTACTGAAGAAGCTGGAGCTGCAGTTGCAGCAAGCGGCCGACGACTTGTCGCCGACGGACGAGACCGAACCGCTGAGAAGGCCCCGCAAGAACATGGGGCCGTGCCTACTGCCGCCGCTGCCCAACTCCAGGGCTTCCAAGTCGCAGTCAATGATCGTCGTGCCCGACGTCAA GACTCCGATGTCTGAAAGCCAGACAGACGCCCCTTCCTCCCCTGGACCGTGGGCCAGTCTCGAAAGCTCTGGCGCC ACAATTCTGAAAGAGGGCCAAATCACGCGGACCAAGGTAATGGAGAGCAAGAAGAAGGTGAAAAAGAACTGGTCGCCGGCGTGGGCACTCCTCACCAGTGACTGCATGTATTTCTTCAAGGACGAGAAAAGCTTCAAGGCGATG aaaaacagCACCGGTGGACACCCTGAGCTGTGCGTGCCACTGAATCAGTCGTGCTTCCAGGAGGGCGACAAGAATCTGAGTAGCAAGAAGAACACGTTCCTCATCGGCACGGACACAAACCAGGTGCTTTGCCAGGAGGAGCAAATCAGGGACAAAGAAAGCTGGTTCAACCAAATCAGTCTCGCCAAAAAGTGCATG cCGGAGAACCACCTGAACACAGCACCGCGGTATCCAGTATTGAGTAGAGAGTCAAGTCCTCTTCCGCCTGCAGTCGGCGGTCCGCCTGTTGGCTCAGTCTCGCCTGAAATGAGTAAAAACAATTCGTTAAATCGCAACAAATCAGTTAAAA ACTCGGCTGAGAGTAACGAGGATCTTTCCACGGAAAACCACACAAAAATCAAAGCCGGGTTGAGGAAGTTTTTCAAGAGACGACCCACCATGGAATCACTAGtcaaaaaaggaataattcaAG ATGAACCAGCGTTTGGATCGACCTTGAGTAAACTATGCCAGTCACAAAGTCCTGGGTCAAACGGTTACATTCCAAAGTTTGTGCTTGAGTGCATCAATGCCATTGAGAAAAAGCCTGAGAACCTAAAGACGGACGGAATCTACAGGGCTTCTGGAAACCTGTCGCAGGTCCAGAAGATTAGACTGCAG GTGGACCAAAATAATCTGGCAGTGTTAGATCAGGAAGAGGAAGTCCACGTGCTGActggtgccttaaaattgttCTTCAGGGAGCTGAAAGAGCCACTGATTCCGTTTGGTTTGCTCGACGCTGCGCTTACTGCTAGCa ACAACAGGGAtaagtcagaaaaaataagacaATTCCGAGGATTGGTCCAGCAAATGCCCAAAGAGAACCGTGCTACTTTAAAATTCCTACTTGAACACTTGTTGAG GGTTGTCGATAACCACACGCACAACCGGATGCACATTTCCAATCTGGCCATTGTGTTTGGTCCGACGCTGATGTGGCCCAAGGAAGAGTCATGTAACATGGCCCTGGAGTTGATGCAGCAAAACTACGTTATCGAGTGCCTTCTGGAAGAGTTCGACTCCATTTTCAATTAG
- the LOC135945735 gene encoding rho GTPase-activating protein 27-like isoform X6: protein MEGGDNMFVRVLYNFDYTTKDGRLVSIRQGEKLLLLKHTNQDWWQVLRNPESKPFYVPAAYVRECPPAYIPGPEYLNIASSVCCHDERRQLTSVLRNELITGNYNLRDKHQLFNQHVCSADKGPTGESKKSAVGVRRNYSVVGPGGKKPVPSPRINVLSKSLETLAEEINFKPWNTPISSSKVIEQTSDYNTPSPDYLDSSESDMFWRKNTAAAGSSVQRSSSFKFRSFRRDNNEQPARQDDSDSVASRSLESLVDSGAEACSSSSYEWDKSPDENRELLRRISIPHAALAFKNQTYHSTDDEGSDGEHTVVRGRPRSSSDTGLGVGGQQEKRGTQLSRSESHKEQPRPLAALKRNQKVPRSSHRSPKEGTKSRSPSPAAVELVLPPGWDEYYDRDERQAFYIHKPTGAKWFSSSDNEGRLYFFAENSNESSWSLPQSPAAPKSAPPPPETAPPPRQTSTPLARVAPQGVPPVLKKLELQLQQAADDLSPTDETEPLRRPRKNMGPCLLPPLPNSRASKSQSMIVVPDVKTPMSESQTDAPSSPGPWASLESSGATILKEGQITRTKVMESKKKVKKNWSPAWALLTSDCMYFFKDEKSFKAMKNSTGGHPELCVPLNQSCFQEGDKNLSSKKNTFLIGTDTNQVLCQEEQIRDKESWFNQISLAKKCMPENHLNTAPRYPVLSRESSPLPPAVGGPPVGSVSPEMSKNNSLNRNKSVKIKKDSAESNEDLSTENHTKIKAGLRKFFKRRPTMESLVKKGIIQDEPAFGSTLSKLCQSQSPGSNGYIPKFVLECINAIEKKPENLKTDGIYRASGNLSQVQKIRLQVDQNNLAVLDQEEEVHVLTGALKLFFRELKEPLIPFGLLDAALTASNNRDKSEKIRQFRGLVQQMPKENRATLKFLLEHLLRVVDNHTHNRMHISNLAIVFGPTLMWPKEESCNMALELMQQNYVIECLLEEFDSIFN from the exons ATGGAGGGTGGCGATAATATGTTCGTGCGTGTGCTCTACAACTTTGACTACACCACCAAGGACGGCCGGCTCGTTTCCATCAGGCAGGGCGAGAAACTGCTCCTGCTCAAACACACCAACCAGGACTGGTGGCAG gtcCTGCGGAATCCCGAGTCGAAGCCGTTCTACGTTCCGGCGGCGTACGTACGTGAATGCCCGCCGGCTTACATCCCTGGGCCGGAGTACCTGAACATCGCGTCCAGTGTGTGCTGCCACGACGAGCGGCGCCAACTGACCAGCGTTCTTCGCAACGAACTCATCACAGGCAACTACAACCTGCGCGATAAGCACCAGCTGTTTAATCAGCACGTCTGTTCGGCCGATAAGGGGCCGACGGGCGAGTCGAAGAAGAGTGCCGTAGGCGTCAGACGTAATTACTCGGTGGTGGGCCCTGGTGGCAAGAAGCCGGTGCCGTCGCCGCGGATTAACGTGTTGTCCAAGTCGCTGGAGACGCTGGCCGAGGAGATAAACTTCAAGCCATGGAATACGCCGATTAGCAGCAGCAAGGTCATCGAGCAGACCTCGGACTACAACACGCCGTCGCCCGACTACCTCGATTCGAGCGAGTCTGACATGTTCTGGCGCAAAAacacggcggcggctggctcCTCCGttcagcgcagcagcagcttcaaGTTCCGCAGTTTTCGCAGGGACAACAACGAGCAGCCCGCCAGGCAGGACGACTCGGACTCGGTGGCCAGCAGGAGTCTCGAGTCGCTGGTCGACTCTGGCGCCGAGGCCTGTTCGTCCTCGTCCTACGAGTGGGACAAGTCACCCGACGAGAATAGAGAG TTGCTTCGGCGCATTTCCATCCCGCACGCGGCGTTGGCCTTCAAGAACCAGACGTACCACTCTACGGACGACGAGGGCAGCGACGGTGAGCACACCGTAGTCCGCGGCCGCCCAAGGTCCTCGTCGGACACCGGCCTGGGCGTCGGCGGCCAGCAGGAAAAGCGCGGCACGCAGCTCAGCAGGAGCGAATCTCACAAGGAGCAGCCCCGGCCGCTCGCCGCTCTCAAGAGAAACCAGAAAGTG CCGCGCTCGAGCCATCGTTCGCCGAAAGAGGGCACCAAGTCGCGTTCGCCAAGCCCAGCGGCCGTGGAACTGGTGCTGCCGCCTGGCTGGGATGAATACTACGACCGCGATGAAAGACAGGCCTTCTACATCCACAAACCCACTGGCGCCAAG TGGTTCAGCTCGAGCGACAACGAGGGCCGGCTCTACTTCTTTGCCGAAAACAGCAACGAGTCCTCGTGGAGTCTGCCCCAAAGCCCTGCCGCCCCCAAGAGCGCGCCACCCCCTCCGGAAACTGCTCCGCCACCCAGG CAGACCTCCACTCCGCTGGCGAGGGTTGCGCCGCAGGGGGTGCCGCCGGTACTGAAGAAGCTGGAGCTGCAGTTGCAGCAAGCGGCCGACGACTTGTCGCCGACGGACGAGACCGAACCGCTGAGAAGGCCCCGCAAGAACATGGGGCCGTGCCTACTGCCGCCGCTGCCCAACTCCAGGGCTTCCAAGTCGCAGTCAATGATCGTCGTGCCCGACGTCAA GACTCCGATGTCTGAAAGCCAGACAGACGCCCCTTCCTCCCCTGGACCGTGGGCCAGTCTCGAAAGCTCTGGCGCC ACAATTCTGAAAGAGGGCCAAATCACGCGGACCAAGGTAATGGAGAGCAAGAAGAAGGTGAAAAAGAACTGGTCGCCGGCGTGGGCACTCCTCACCAGTGACTGCATGTATTTCTTCAAGGACGAGAAAAGCTTCAAGGCGATG aaaaacagCACCGGTGGACACCCTGAGCTGTGCGTGCCACTGAATCAGTCGTGCTTCCAGGAGGGCGACAAGAATCTGAGTAGCAAGAAGAACACGTTCCTCATCGGCACGGACACAAACCAGGTGCTTTGCCAGGAGGAGCAAATCAGGGACAAAGAAAGCTGGTTCAACCAAATCAGTCTCGCCAAAAAGTGCATG cCGGAGAACCACCTGAACACAGCACCGCGGTATCCAGTATTGAGTAGAGAGTCAAGTCCTCTTCCGCCTGCAGTCGGCGGTCCGCCTGTTGGCTCAGTCTCGCCTGAAATGAGTAAAAACAATTCGTTAAATCGCAACAAATCAGTTAAAA TTAAAAAAGACTCGGCTGAGAGTAACGAGGATCTTTCCACGGAAAACCACACAAAAATCAAAGCCGGGTTGAGGAAGTTTTTCAAGAGACGACCCACCATGGAATCACTAGtcaaaaaaggaataattcaAG ATGAACCAGCGTTTGGATCGACCTTGAGTAAACTATGCCAGTCACAAAGTCCTGGGTCAAACGGTTACATTCCAAAGTTTGTGCTTGAGTGCATCAATGCCATTGAGAAAAAGCCTGAGAACCTAAAGACGGACGGAATCTACAGGGCTTCTGGAAACCTGTCGCAGGTCCAGAAGATTAGACTGCAG GTGGACCAAAATAATCTGGCAGTGTTAGATCAGGAAGAGGAAGTCCACGTGCTGActggtgccttaaaattgttCTTCAGGGAGCTGAAAGAGCCACTGATTCCGTTTGGTTTGCTCGACGCTGCGCTTACTGCTAGCa ACAACAGGGAtaagtcagaaaaaataagacaATTCCGAGGATTGGTCCAGCAAATGCCCAAAGAGAACCGTGCTACTTTAAAATTCCTACTTGAACACTTGTTGAG GGTTGTCGATAACCACACGCACAACCGGATGCACATTTCCAATCTGGCCATTGTGTTTGGTCCGACGCTGATGTGGCCCAAGGAAGAGTCATGTAACATGGCCCTGGAGTTGATGCAGCAAAACTACGTTATCGAGTGCCTTCTGGAAGAGTTCGACTCCATTTTCAATTAG